AGGTGTGGGCAGGATTTGCGACGGCCGTGGTAGGATCTCCTGATTATAGCCAAACAGCCGCTCGGTGCTAGTCGAGAGAACGGTTGGCCATATTTTGTACAGGAGCCTTACTCCATCGTCACAGAGACCGCCAAGAATGGATGATTTCGCCGCGGAAACCAGCATCGGCAGACCCCTTCCGTCGGAATTTGCCTGTTCTTCCGCATGCAACGGTCTGTAGCGGCGGCGAACGGTTGAGGGCACTCAACTGAGGGACACCCATGCTTGCTTGCGATGGCTTTCAAGAATGGCTTCGCACAACACGATTTCGCGATGCCCATCGGCAAAGCTTGGGAACGTCGCTTCCCCCGCATCCTCACCCAACAAGATCTGACCATAGAAATCGAGGAAGATCTGCTTGAAAGCGTCGGGAAATCCCTCGTTGTGACCGCCCGGGTAGCTGGTCACGTTCGAGGCGGGGGTGCTCATCAAAGCAGGATCGCGAATCAACACCTCGTTGGGCTCGTCCCGATGTCCGATCCACAACTCGTTGGGGGACTCGCTGTTGAATGCCAACGCCTGCTTCGATCCGGCGAGTTCGAAACGCAGACAGTTCTTTCTGCCTGCCGTGACTTGCGAAACCGTCATCACGCCTCGCGCGCCATTCTCGAAACGCAGCATGACGTTGCCAGCGTCCTCGGTGTCAATCGCAACGGATTCGGTGTTGTCAGGGGTTATCTGCTTGCCACTGAATGTTTCTGTGGCGCCGATTGGGCGTTGCCGTGTTGGGAAGACGGTGTGCAAGTCCGCACACACCGAGACGATTTCTTGGCCGGTGATGAATTGGATCAAATCTAACCAATGCGTTCCAATATCGGCGACCGCCCTCAACTCGCCGCCTTCCGAAGCAAGCACTCGCCAAT
This is a stretch of genomic DNA from Novipirellula artificiosorum. It encodes these proteins:
- a CDS encoding Gfo/Idh/MocA family protein is translated as MASKAYLHELKAAVIGTGFIGPIHVEALRRIGVPVVGILDATVEQSEMAATQLGIPRVYKDLNELLDDDEIDSVHIATPNRFHFEHASACLKAGKHTLCEKPLAMNSDESAKLVALAESAGVCAGVNYNLRYYPLCVESADRVRKGRVGALHHVSGGYVQDWLFKETDFNWRVLASEGGELRAVADIGTHWLDLIQFITGQEIVSVCADLHTVFPTRQRPIGATETFSGKQITPDNTESVAIDTEDAGNVMLRFENGARGVMTVSQVTAGRKNCLRFELAGSKQALAFNSESPNELWIGHRDEPNEVLIRDPALMSTPASNVTSYPGGHNEGFPDAFKQIFLDFYGQILLGEDAGEATFPSFADGHREIVLCEAILESHRKQAWVSLS